The genomic region ttggattttctgagcgccagatccgacaattttggttgttgacgaagccaccaaggtggaaatgggtctcatcactcaagatgatttttcgatggaattccgaataattttcatgcatttcaacgacctaatcagcaaagacacgacgttgttgatgatcagccggcttgagttcttgtgttaactggactttatacgCCTTAAGactcaaatctttatgcaaaaaacggtgtaatgacgtttgtggaatgcctaattccaaagaatgacgaggaatggacaaacctggggtttcttcaacactttcggctacaacagcaatattttcgaaagTTCTTGAGCCACGTGCACagattttattcttcacatcactaactagtcccaacagctcgaatttttacACCAATTTCTGTAATACGGTcagacaaggtgcttcacgatgacccaaaaatgttgtctctgccaaattttcactatttctatagtgaattttaataattttaatgcgttgtttaagcgtgtacctatcgttccatttttattaatggcgtagtttctacttgtcaaatatcaaaaaatgacagcttcaaaagtaacATCTaacgaaatagcgggctattcaaaataacacctgttattggagaaCCCTTTATCTACGAAATTTTATGGGATTTCAGATGTGTAGGGTTTATCTGAATAAATCTGACACCGTACTTTAGCGGTGTCGCTatgttttaaaatgaaacattgaaatagttttttaagGTCACACAAGGAATATAAATAAACTTTGCACAGATTTAGACGAAAATACGCCATgcatatatttcttatgtttcGACTATAGTGGGTCGAGCGGAACACTGCCCCACAGAACAGCGAAAGCCGATTCTGAAATTGAGCGCAGATAGAAGATCTTAAACAGAAACACAAAATATTCTTTCATGTTcagcaaaaatgattacaaatgaaatcaaatttgTAGAAAAGCCGGAAAAAAGAGGAGGAAAATAAAAAGCTTCTCTGCAAGACTTTCGCAGAATTGTAAGAGAATCCCAAAAAGTCAgctatacaaattaaaaaagagatGAACTTAACACAGGCCCCACACACAAAATTGATGGCATGATGGACACCAATATTTATGTGGAAATAGTGCAGAATATTGTGTTTCCGAATTGCAGAAAAAATGTCTACCTGTAGCATAATTATCCTAAGCACACGAGTCGGAAGGCCAAGGATTGGTTTCGTGCAAATAAAATTGAGGCTATGGAATGGTCTCAGTCTCCCGACCTTAGTGCTATAAAGAGCGGAACACAATTGCCAAAGCGAATGACAGTCAACAACTCTCGGAAAATATTAAAGCTGCGTGGCTGAAACGCATCAtagataaaatgtttttttttttttaatctaatatttttttggtactcACGCACTCAACATACACACAACAACATATTCTCATTTGACATACTATTTAATTATTGTTAGGCTTTAAGCTAGTGGGgcttttaataaagttctttgACACAAGAAGACATTTTACTTCTTTTCTATATGGTTTTTGAACAAAAAgaatgaacaaaactaaaaaaaaagaatacgaacaatttctgtatacaaggtggcgaatattaattatacaattttttttaacaactttttactcaataaaaaaaatgattttgagtgatgaaattccttattttgacctttacgcgccccattgtttgtctgtttgaatACTGCAGTTGTTTAGTTCAAATattgattgacgtacgacggcatttgcaaaaattataaatcttccgataggatgattaattttgcgccaccttgtatttatacatatttccaTTTGCTTTTGCAGGAATTGCTTTCCATATTTTGAATTCCATACATCTGagaatctaaaaatatttttaaataaatataagtaattccaaatattattttttaactaaataacaAAGTCTATGTCTTCCCTGGGAATATGAGATTTTTGTATGTAAGATATTTTCACTTTCTGTGAAATGTACTTAGATGCATGATGAGAATAAACAACGAATAACCTTAAACCAGCCCAACCAAACGGTCTAACTCTGTTAAAAAGTTATGCTTGGCTTAGAacgcttttacattttttgtaccatcaaaatcaacaccaaaaccgaaaaattaaataaaaaaatataaaattagtaaaacctGTTAGTTCAAATtacaaaaagcaacaacaagaaaaaaacatgaaaaaggaCTCACCTTCGTAGCCTTCATTGTCATGAATTTCCCGCGCAGGTCCAACAATGTTCTCCTTACCTTCAAGCACAGCCAACAAACACTGATGAATGCAGATGTACTGCTGTTCCGTTTGCACCATCCAAACACGTtctgcaaaaacaaagaaatgcaATGTGGTTAGAgcgtaaaatattttgttattttcaaaattatttgatttacctTTACGCATGGCATAGACTATGCCGAAAATGTCGACAAAATCTGACGTCTTTATCTGCTGTAGAATGCGATCGAGTGTGATAAATGTGCCCGAACGACCCACACCAGCACTACAATGCACCACAATTGGGCGTTGATCGGTGCCGATACGATCGCGGAAAGCACGCACGAAACGCACCAGAGTTTGTGGTGGATTTGGAACACCGAAGTCCGGCCATGTGGTAAAATGGAAGTGACGCATGATGCGCTGCTCACTGCCCTGTTtgagaaaatttcataaaatttgttcgtatagtaaaaattttgtgtacatccaatatagtttttaaaaacCTACCCTGCACAGCATAAATTCGGTCATTACCCAATCAGCATAGTGACTGTCATTCAATATTTGCACTTTGATATCACCATAAAAGACGGGCACCGTATCGTTTGGCCAATACTGATCGCACTTCTCACGTCCCTTCTCAAAACAGCGAGTCAACATCACAATGGCACGCGAATTACTCTCCCAACACATGCGCCAGAAATCGTCACGTGTCGAATGCAACGGACCTTGAGTGACAATAAATTCACGCGGCGAATTATGGCCTGGCACATAGTTTGCATTAATATAGTCGGAGCCCTCATCATCGTCGACTGGCTGCAGCTTGAAGCGCGAGTGATCGTAGGGTAAAATGTTGGTGAAACGATTTTTGGGACGATTGCATGGTAGATCAGCGAATGTGCATGGCTGATCGCGCCCGATATGCTTTAATTCTTCAAATTCCTCACTAAAACGGAAATCCGAATCGGCCGACATCAGACGATAGTGTTCCGCGAAATTCTTTATCAACACGGGACGGTTTTGTTCGATTACGCTGTCTGGCAGCGACATGTTGTCGTTGGCACGCGAGTCTTTGGTTGCTTTGCGGCAACTGTTGCGTCGAcgtttaaatacaaacaaagtAATGAgtaacacaaaaataatggttaGTGGTACGGTGATGGCGACGATCAGCGAAGTGTTGTCTTGATCTGTGAAGGTGAAAATAGTAAATTAGTAAGTTGAAGCTGTGCGTTAAGTTTaataagtataaaattaaaaaaaaatataaaaataaaaactatttgtgATGCGCCTGCCGTTTAGTATACTCACCAGGTGAGATCAATAGATCTTTAcgtgcatacattttttgtgcAAGACATGGCATagagtaaattgaaaatttgtaagcAAATTTCAGTAGACAATTGCATGGTTTTCATTattcataatatttataaatacaaatgtgaAATATCacttataaattgaattttatgtatAGTTTATCTATTCACCTGTTTGTATCGGGAAACTGTAGGCGGTGTCGGTAAATTTGTCGGGTGCTGTGAATGCCCTCACTTTCACCTTGTACGTGGTGCCAGATTTTAGCGGCCCATTACAGTAGCCTATTTTACGATTATCGCAATTTTCTGTGCCAATTGTAAAGTCCTCTACGGAGCGATTTTCAAATGGATAATATGGATCGATTGCTTGATACGGCAGCCATACACTATACGATTGCACATCATGCCAACTGGGCATCTCTAGGCCCGAAGCATTTTTGGTGTCATCCTCGGCGACAATGATTGTGTACCAACGGACCTTAAATACAaggatatttatgtatgcacttacatgtagatatgtattattaaataaaccgttaaatatttcttatattcaGAATTCTAAAATACCATTATTTAATATTCCTAGCACACTGAAATTTTGGCAACAAATTCATTGCAAACACagtatacttagtcctgccataagttctgttacaagcgAAGTCCGTTATACagagatatgaaattataatactttataATACTCAGAACCCAGTCTGGCTAACGAGTTACCATAGAGGGACACGTGTTAGCATCAAGCTATTGTGTCTGCCTGGACTTACAGAACTGGACTACTCTTGATTGCCTGGCGCTGccgacacatatagatctgcctctccatctgttttccacaacaaagttcatcgcttcttgaactgcatacacctccgcttgaaacacagatgagcaaagtgcagttttgtcccgctggattccacgtaggtcccagagccggagccatgctcggtcctggagccatccgtaaaaatgcgaaaacagtgtttgaccacaactgagcctctgggaGCAACACACTATATCCCTTGTgaagcacgactctggatggcatggagcCAAGCGGCATGTCaaggatcgttggatcgacgtcCATGCCTTATCTGTTGCCCAATGCTGTACAGGGTCCGTACCAATTcctattgtgtttcagcctccagatggccttcaaggcctctccttggatgaaaccaTTAAGTGGTGGTAGACTTATCAAAGCATCTAATACCGGGCCTGAAGTAAtcggaaaagctccgacgcaaaagatggccacagtgcgttgtagtctcgataaggtccttcTGAGTCCCACGAGAGGGAGTCTATTCATCCAGACCTCTGATGCATAGGTTCTaaaggtcttatcatagccgtgtagatccatagtaccttgctaggagaaagacgctacgtttttctaaaaacacccttgcactgccagaaggttgtcagtgctttggatgtctttgtttcaacttgTGAGCTTCAACcagaggagcttactatcgaggattactccaagatatttaatttccttagatagctggattgtgactccttttagttTAGGCAGAACGAGCCCATCaagccatattgttaattaaaaaaaaaagtttcgatcaGGCTAGAATTAATTTCTCTTGCCCGACTGATttcagatgaatctccaaggatttgtgatgatcaccgcaagggacttctgaagaaacgggctccacacaaacagcgataacttttacaataattttttttttttgaaattttggtagagtcaagtcgaaacatgatgtattattgctatgtttttatttttgcaactgactagcaaaaaaaaaataccagtctaacggttagacgcgatagaagtgaaaccttccgtaaaacaaactgagagagaatgagacgaaagcagcattaggagcgggttCATTataataggttcattataatattgctataaagttcatattttattttcttcattttattattattcatcctcaatgttttcaatttcaacaaatgatacgtgcggcttatgatagctaaaatatgatacaaatgctttggtttcgatgttgtcaacatatctttgaaataccgcgtcaattgttgtttttgatcgtgttgtcgattcagtgcgattgttacacatttttaaattaaatattgtattggaaaagtcaattaaaggaagcgctgtgtccaatgcaaaatttacgttaaaatcgccacttaaaatcattggaaccttatcgtaatcttttctaagtatctggtgtatactttattaaattttcgtgaatgaattccgtgatgctatttattgattgattcggtgaaatataaattgccacaattaaaactgttttgcattgctcaatctggtttttagttttattttctttttgtttttttttctgtcgatattcacgacacttttctgcattatttttcggcataattttggtaaatatttaaaaatgaaaatatttacgaatataaaaatacggacgcaatacagcacacgcggttgctattatgagcgtcgtaacgcgtatattgcacagacgtactaacatacaaacaaacaaacattcgtaggacgcttggtctaagcaagtattaggtagtgtagtataggtatacataatgccttctcgctcaccgtgactccgtaatacgcaggcgcgcacacatacgtactagcatacatacaaacatacatacgtatgacgcttgaactaaacacccaagcaagtaataggcagtgtagtataggtaCATACTACAAtgctcactatactagcgtggctcagcagtacgcagccacattCATATACGTATaccaacatataacgcttcgtagccaagagtgtcgctttttcgtttcatcgagtctcaaatcactcccaacgattctaaagaagttttcacttcaaaaaattattgaaaatcataattttttcgagcctctgactacccctaaccccttaatgaagtttttttgaagtgaaacttcttttgtctcgaaggatgaaacgctgtgaggagtaaaaccatagcgtttcatctacatgtgacgctacgccagcgccatctgttaaaagcgtggcgtggatgaaacgctgtgaggagtaaaactacgctaaactacgtaaaactcacgctatgccagcgccatctgttaaaagactggcgtggcgtgtcgtcgtgaatgtaatgcggtcgtttattattgcattcttatcgaatgtaatttgtaaatatgacatttgattgacggccgccgtagccgagtgggttggtgcgtgatcaccattcggaattcacagagaggtcgttggttcgaatctcggtgaaagcaaaattaatgaaaacatttttctaatagcggtcgcccctcggcaggcaatggcaaacctccgagtgtatttctgccatgaaaaaaatctgctcataaacatatcataaaacaaaatgaaataaatgtataaaaaaaaaaaaaaaaaaaattttcttgtgattcaaaccaaggatttcggatcggaagcccacattgctagccgctgggctatcgcgctgtgctgtcgccgcaaaataatgtatcataaatctgtttaccataccaaagaccatacactttgcgaacgcatttcggtggaaacagttgacagttattagtaacgcgagacgcgtcatagagtgtgtgtgtagttttgagcaaatcttacaaacatattttgttttgttgattgatttctgttaaatatggcatcaaatcaacaaaaacggaaaccgaaaacaggtgctgaacggcaacgtgagtatttggagcgtaaaaaattaagagctactgttgaacaccgtgacagtgaatcctccggttgtacgataagtgataatttgtagtaccaacaacaagatgcggaactaccattgatgcagtatttcatcgataccttgatagattagaatgtagatcattttttacgtatttcagttaccataaagcccttgtttcatttttggaaaacgaatccaataatgataatgacaatgccgagaaccaaatgtaattgagtacaataaattcatttctttttatattaaaataaataaataattctgtttaataaaattccattccatgctttccatgacttctgcatgcattatattcaaataatagttaaattattgatttgttgataaaagaagtttcacttcaatcgtgcgggttccgtgaactaccacacactttctttttttatttaatcatgtaaataaaagaaaaaaaccagttttagattttcattcgaaatggtctcCATTTGATTTTACACGAGTCTTCAAACGAATAGGCCATCCAGCTATTTCAGTACGCATGGTTCCCACGAATATTGACTTCGCTGCTGGATTCAAAGATTATTTGAGACTCCCCAAATTTCAGTAAGGTGTTccacaggccatgttctccaattctgaccactaACTGCATTCtgatggattcagatctggagtttcagacggccaatcttctgcggctatgaacccaggaatattgttttttggcCACTGTTGGGGGATTTTTGCCTTATAAGCTGCAGCAGAACCTTGCTAGAAGattcattgaagagagtactgctcaactgcttttTCACGCCTAGACTTAAccttttttcgcagaaatgaagagatgtaacgcttTTCGgaggcaattttttaatatttttcaacgtCGTTGCAGCAAAAACCGATCCTTTTGCAAATATCGAACCGTTGACTAAATTTACGATAAGTCACGTATGCTATTTAAgccgtaaaaataaaatagtcggTAGTTCCAATTACAAACGCTAGATAGACTAGCGTTTACCCTTTTGCATCATTCGTCGGAATAATACGTGACCAAAAACTCTCTCTTATCACCAATAAATAGTGTTGGTAATCCAGTAACATTCTTTTTCATTAGAAGAAACAGTAACAGTCTTGCCGACGCGAGGTATGTTGAGTACATCGCGCATTTCGAGCGgtacagagagaatataaaacTGTTGCATGTTACTCACATTTGagtcaaacaaaaattattttcaagacGGTTATTCAAAACGTGCATATCTATGCAAAGCATCGGTCCTTTTATTTCTAAACCACAACATGCGGAACACTTTTCGCAAATTAACTTGAGCAAACAGGAGATTTTCATTTAACGTGACTCAGAAATAAAGGAGCTGATGATTTGTATTGAAGCGTTTTTAAATCcctttacttttattcaacCAAATCACAGTCCAATTTTCTTCTCTGCtggttgtatgtatgtctattaaTTTAAACCTACATTTAGACACATGCAAATgtgcatattttatatattttgtgccCAAATTCAACTTACCGGTCCATTTTGATCGGAGAAATAGTTCTTACGGAAGCGTATCTGTATTGTCTGTGAGCTGCGATACACCTCGGTGGGCACAACCTGTGTCGCTGGACGTGGTGGTGCCAAAATTGGCATTGTCTGTTTATACTCGCGCTCCGGTCCATAGCCAACAGATGTTTTCgcttgtattttaaaaatatacgtTTCGCCCGGCTTCAAATTTCGTATAGCGCCTGCTGTCTCGGTTGATTCAAATTGATGCGTTCGCATTTCAGTGACATTGTTCACATTCATGTAGGTGATGGAGAACTGACGAATAACACCGTTAGCTTCACTCGACGGCAGCAACCATTCGAAAACAATTTCACTGGGTTGGACATCTATTGGATGGAAGCGTTCAACACGACCAGGCACTGCTTCATTTGTACTAAAGCTTGCCGAGAGTGGTGAACTGCTGCGCAACACTGACGATTCAGTGCCCGAACGCACGACAACTGTGAATGTGTAATTGCGATGTGGACGAAGATCCGTGATGGTAATTTCATTGCGGGCGGTGATATTTTGTGCGAGAATGTTGTCGGCGGTTAAGTATTGCACATCGAAATCGTTATATTCACCCTTTGGAATATCCCACTTAAGCGAGATTTCAGTATCAGTGATGTTGGTGGCATGCAACTGAGTAATGGGTTCAGGAAAGAGGCGATCCTGACGTTGTATGGGCTGACTAGACACACCACCACTCACTGTCCAGACAGTGATGTTATAAAGGCGTCCGGGTATCAAGCCAGTGAATGTGACTTTGCGATCTGTGTCGTTAGCGAGCTTTTCCTTATCTTTTATCTCGGGATCACCGAGTGAGAAACGGTAGATATCGAATTTCGAAGATGACTGTGGTGTGGGCGTGTAGGATAGAGTGATGGTATCGCGCTCATCCTCTTGCCTATCATTAACAACAACCACTTCGGACTGAATTAGCGGCATGGTGCGCGCGGAGAAATGTGTGGAGCGTGAGAAGATACCATAGGAAGTGGTTTGTATATCGAAATTGTACTTTATGCCAGGCATAATATCGCTTATCAAAACTCGCACGGAAGAAGACTCATCTGGTGAAggatatgcaaaaataaaaattataaaaaattcactaaTTTAAAAGCTACTCAACTAACCTGACTTATTCTCGGGTACAGTTTTAGTTTGCGCTTTGTTGGGAATCTCTGAGGGCCACCATTTAACTATATACGACTCAACGCGTCCTTCGGGCTTGGGCCATTCCAAAGTGATGTTGCGTGCGTCCACCCAAGGTACGATATTCGATACCTCATTAGGTGGCACAGTGTAAACCACTTCTTGTGCATTAGGACTCTCTACGCCAAAGCTCACTGTGTTCACTTGTATGGTGTACTTCTCGCCCTTGATCATCTCGGTAATGTCTGCTTCTGTGGAACGTACGCTAGGCAAATTTACCCACTGTTCTTTGGCTTCAGTGCGATAACGTATCGAGTATTCTGTGAAGTCGCTATTTTCGGGTGGTGCCCAATGCACCAGTACAGAATTGCTGCGCACTGTCTCGATGGACATATTGCGTGGCGGATTGGGAACTGCGTAATTGGAATATggaaggtgttttttttttatagttttcatATTCAATTTCGCTATTTAAGTCGTTACTTACACACTGCTTGGAAATATGCATGCGGCTCACTTCTCAAACCATGACTGACGGCAAAAACTTTCACCTCATATCCAGCGCCGGCATGCAAGTTGGTTATGACTAGACGTGACTCCTTTGTATCTATGGTGCGCACTTCGGAGGTGCCGTTGCGTGAATAAAGTATTTCATATTTCTCCTGTTTGGAGTTCACATCACTCTTCCAGCTTATATTTAGACCCGTCCGTATGCTCTTTAGATCCTCAATTATGGGTGATGATGGACGAGTTACAACGAA from Anastrepha obliqua isolate idAnaObli1 chromosome 2, idAnaObli1_1.0, whole genome shotgun sequence harbors:
- the LOC129238198 gene encoding tyrosine-protein phosphatase 10D-like — translated: MIDVSPGDCDLDAPSLIYYTKQELDIDALHYMARGSFGGSSYRQHEENRRFSEVTFSRIPQKLHQSATQPMLQRYRVASSVICADLAISIPNNQGLDNVYYRIDYSPPYGDPAPNTTIPSREIGEEIQFSHALPGTKYNFWLYYTNFTHPDILSWTVTITTAPDPPSNLSVQVRSGKNAIISWSPPTQGNYTSFRIKVLGLSGASSSYNRTFVVNNTFQHSVKELTPGATYQVQAYTVYDGKESVAYTSRNFTTSRRTRHKELLDIKILREPNTPGKFIVWFRNETTLLVLWQPPYPAGIYTHYKVSIEPPDALESVLYVEKEGEPPGPAQAAFKGLVPGRAYNISVQTMSEDEISPPTTAQYRTVPLRPLNVTFDKDYITSNSFRVLWEAPKGISEFDKYQVSLAASRRQSTVSRTNDPIAYFDFRDITEPGKTFNVIVKTVSGKVTSWPAAGDVTLRPLPVHNLRSFNDDKTNTMRITWEPDPSSTQDEYRIAYHELETFNGDTSTFTTDRTSTFLESLLPGRNYSLSVEAVSKKMESNETTIFVVTRPSSPIIEDLKSIRTGLNISWKSDVNSKQEKYEILYSRNGTSEVRTIDTKESRLVITNLHAGAGYEVKVFAVSHGLRSEPHAYFQAVFPNPPRNMSIETVRSNSVLVHWAPPENSDFTEYSIRYRTEAKEQWVNLPSVRSTEADITEMIKGEKYTIQVNTVSFGVESPNAQEVVYTVPPNEVSNIVPWVDARNITLEWPKPEGRVESYIVKWWPSEIPNKAQTKTVPENKSDESSSVRVLISDIMPGIKYNFDIQTTSYGIFSRSTHFSARTMPLIQSEVVVVNDRQEDERDTITLSYTPTPQSSSKFDIYRFSLGDPEIKDKEKLANDTDRKVTFTGLIPGRLYNITVWTVSGGVSSQPIQRQDRLFPEPITQLHATNITDTEISLKWDIPKGEYNDFDVQYLTADNILAQNITARNEITITDLRPHRNYTFTVVVRSGTESSVLRSSSPLSASFSTNEAVPGRVERFHPIDVQPSEIVFEWLLPSSEANGVIRQFSITYMNVNNVTEMRTHQFESTETAGAIRNLKPGETYIFKIQAKTSVGYGPEREYKQTMPILAPPRPATQVVPTEVYRSSQTIQIRFRKNYFSDQNGPVRWYTIIVAEDDTKNASGLEMPSWHDVQSYSVWLPYQAIDPYYPFENRSVEDFTIGTENCDNRKIGYCNGPLKSGTTYKVKVRAFTAPDKFTDTAYSFPIQTDQDNTSLIVAITVPLTIIFVLLITLFVFKRRRNSCRKATKDSRANDNMSLPDSVIEQNRPVLIKNFAEHYRLMSADSDFRFSEEFEELKHIGRDQPCTFADLPCNRPKNRFTNILPYDHSRFKLQPVDDDEGSDYINANYVPGHNSPREFIVTQGPLHSTRDDFWRMCWESNSRAIVMLTRCFEKGREKCDQYWPNDTVPVFYGDIKVQILNDSHYADWVMTEFMLCRGSEQRIMRHFHFTTWPDFGVPNPPQTLVRFVRAFRDRIGTDQRPIVVHCSAGVGRSGTFITLDRILQQIKTSDFVDIFGIVYAMRKERVWMVQTEQQYICIHQCLLAVLEGKENIVGPAREIHDNEGYEEQQQQLDENGEVIATIEAHELQPEEAEEIDNENAAVIYDDQQPLTGFGGAAHSASMASSFSTAAHVYPETITADR